In a genomic window of Candidatus Methylomirabilota bacterium:
- the cofC gene encoding 2-phospho-L-lactate guanylyltransferase — MTVPLVAAIPVKDLINAKQRLIPALSPSERRDLARAMLEDVLDVMTAALPGAVIIVTTDDEVQALARARDVTCWIEPANRGHTAAVAFAQREAAARGARRFLTIPGDVPCVTPDEVATLGRAVEGPGVAFVPSRSGHGTNAALLDPPSAMALTFGEPSFENHLAAARAAGLSPRVVHLPGIGLDVDAPDDLPVLLERGSATRSGRLLRGFPAAARFAATS, encoded by the coding sequence ATGACCGTCCCCCTCGTGGCGGCCATTCCGGTCAAGGACCTGATCAACGCCAAGCAGCGGCTGATCCCGGCCCTGTCGCCCTCGGAGCGCCGGGACCTCGCCCGGGCGATGCTCGAGGACGTGCTGGACGTGATGACGGCCGCCCTGCCCGGCGCGGTCATCATCGTGACCACCGACGACGAGGTGCAGGCGCTCGCGCGGGCGCGGGACGTGACCTGCTGGATCGAGCCCGCCAATCGTGGCCACACCGCAGCGGTGGCGTTCGCCCAACGGGAAGCGGCGGCCCGGGGCGCCCGGCGGTTCCTCACGATTCCCGGCGACGTTCCCTGCGTGACGCCGGACGAGGTGGCGACGCTCGGCCGCGCCGTCGAGGGCCCCGGCGTCGCGTTCGTCCCGTCGCGATCGGGACACGGCACCAACGCGGCGCTCCTCGATCCCCCGAGCGCAATGGCGCTCACGTTCGGCGAGCCGTCATTCGAGAATCATCTGGCCGCGGCGCGCGCCGCCGGCCTCAGCCCGCGCGTCGTCCACCTGCCCGGCATCGGGCTGGACGTGGACGCCCCCGACGACCTCCCGGTGCTCCTGGAGCGCGGGAGCGCGACCCGGAGCGGCCGGCTGCTGCGCGGGTTCCCGGCCGCCGCGCGCTTCGCGGCCACGAGCTAG
- the npdG gene encoding NADPH-dependent F420 reductase — protein sequence MRIGIVGGTGKEGIGLGLRWAQAGHDVIIGSRDPGRARAKAAELAGSAPGRRIEGMSNREAAAAAEVVVLTVPATGLAATLPELREACRGKIVVSTVVPLTFGGPRLFTPPPQGSAAEEAQELLGGEARVVAAFHHIAAHELSAGDHPIACDLLVCGADAEGKTLVSELGRSMGLRPVDVGALANAGPVEGITALLATINRRYKLKNSGIQITGLP from the coding sequence ATGCGCATCGGCATCGTGGGAGGCACCGGCAAGGAAGGCATCGGGCTCGGGCTGCGGTGGGCGCAGGCTGGCCACGACGTGATCATCGGCTCGCGCGATCCCGGGCGGGCCCGCGCCAAGGCGGCCGAGCTGGCCGGCTCCGCGCCCGGGCGCCGGATCGAAGGCATGTCCAACCGCGAGGCTGCCGCCGCCGCCGAGGTCGTGGTGCTGACCGTGCCCGCGACCGGTCTGGCCGCCACGCTGCCCGAGCTACGCGAGGCCTGTCGAGGGAAGATCGTGGTGAGCACGGTGGTGCCGCTCACCTTCGGCGGCCCGCGCCTGTTCACCCCTCCGCCGCAGGGGTCGGCCGCCGAGGAGGCGCAGGAGCTGCTCGGCGGGGAGGCGCGGGTGGTCGCCGCCTTCCATCACATCGCGGCCCACGAGCTCTCCGCGGGCGATCATCCCATCGCGTGCGATCTGCTCGTCTGCGGCGCCGACGCCGAGGGCAAGACCCTGGTGTCCGAGCTGGGCCGATCGATGGGTCTGCGTCCGGTGGACGTGGGCGCGCTCGCCAACGCGGGGCCGGTCGAGGGCATCACCGCGCTGCTGGCGACCATCAACCGCCGATACAAGCTGAAGAACTCCGGCATCCAGATCACCGGACTACCATGA
- the cofD gene encoding 2-phospho-L-lactate transferase: MHITALAGGTGAAKLLRGLARLIDPRDLTVVVNTGDDAEIWGLHVSPDLDTVCYTLGGVIDEQKGWGLTGETFNTLDQIARFGEPAWFNLGDRDLATHLHRTRLLREGRTLSQVTQAVTSALGVSARILPMSDQPVRTRILGPDGWLAFQEYFVREKAQVDVRAVSYAGAARAHPAPGVVDALLTADAVLVCPSNPITSVGPILAVPGLVEALRATEATVVAVSPIVGGDAVSGPAGRLMASAGLPVSAAGVARAYADWLDVLVFDERDRAMAPEIERTGVRPVAAPTIMSGREAEVALARRVLDALPLA; this comes from the coding sequence ATGCACATCACCGCGCTCGCGGGCGGCACCGGTGCCGCCAAGCTGCTCCGCGGGCTCGCGCGCCTGATCGATCCGCGAGACCTCACCGTGGTCGTCAACACCGGCGACGACGCCGAGATCTGGGGCCTCCACGTCTCGCCCGATCTGGATACGGTCTGCTACACCCTGGGCGGAGTCATCGACGAGCAAAAGGGCTGGGGGCTGACCGGCGAGACGTTCAACACGCTCGACCAGATCGCGCGCTTCGGCGAGCCGGCCTGGTTCAACCTGGGCGACCGCGACCTCGCCACCCACCTCCATCGAACGCGCCTGCTCCGCGAGGGTCGCACGCTGAGCCAGGTCACGCAGGCGGTGACCTCGGCCCTCGGCGTGAGCGCTCGCATCCTGCCGATGTCGGATCAGCCGGTGCGCACCCGCATCCTCGGCCCCGACGGCTGGCTCGCCTTCCAGGAGTACTTCGTGCGGGAGAAGGCGCAGGTCGACGTCCGGGCGGTCAGCTACGCGGGAGCGGCGCGGGCGCATCCCGCGCCTGGCGTGGTCGACGCGCTGCTCACCGCCGACGCCGTGCTCGTCTGCCCGTCCAACCCGATCACCTCGGTCGGCCCGATCCTCGCCGTTCCCGGCCTCGTCGAAGCGCTGCGGGCGACCGAGGCCACCGTGGTCGCGGTGAGCCCCATCGTGGGCGGCGATGCGGTGTCCGGGCCCGCCGGCCGGCTGATGGCATCCGCCGGGCTCCCGGTCTCCGCGGCCGGAGTGGCGCGCGCCTACGCGGACTGGCTCGACGTGCTCGTCTTCGACGAGCGGGACCGCGCGATGGCTCCCGAGATCGAGCGCACCGGCGTCCGGCCGGTGGCCGCGCCCACCATCATGTCGGGCCGCGAGGCCGAAGTGGCCCTCGCCCGTCGCGTCCTCGACGCGCTGCCGCTCGCATGA
- a CDS encoding HAD family hydrolase: protein MKLVLFDIDGTLITSRGAGRRAMRTAFEHVFGTAGGIDHYDLRGRTDTRIVHDVMAAEGWDATRVRERLDDFFEAYVGGLTAEIGDGRHVVILPGVAAMVERLDRAAGVALGLVTGNIEEGARIKLLPTGLWPRFQVGAYGSDHMDRRRLPSLAARRAHARLGREFSPEDVIVIGDTPHDVDCARAFGAVAVAVATGQYPPEQLLAERPDHFFEDLGDPERVIAALKLEA, encoded by the coding sequence ATGAAGCTCGTCCTGTTCGACATCGACGGCACCCTGATCACGTCGCGGGGAGCCGGGCGGCGGGCGATGCGCACGGCCTTCGAGCACGTCTTCGGCACCGCGGGCGGCATCGACCACTACGACCTTCGCGGACGGACCGACACGCGAATCGTGCACGACGTGATGGCCGCGGAAGGATGGGACGCGACGCGAGTGCGGGAGCGCCTCGACGATTTCTTCGAGGCCTACGTGGGCGGGCTCACCGCCGAGATCGGCGACGGCCGCCACGTGGTCATCCTGCCCGGCGTGGCGGCGATGGTGGAGCGCCTCGACCGGGCCGCGGGCGTCGCGCTGGGCCTGGTCACCGGGAACATCGAGGAGGGCGCCCGGATCAAGCTGCTCCCCACCGGGCTCTGGCCGCGCTTCCAGGTGGGCGCCTATGGCTCCGATCACATGGACCGGCGTCGCCTGCCCTCACTGGCCGCGCGGCGCGCCCACGCGCGGCTCGGGCGCGAGTTCTCGCCCGAGGACGTGATCGTGATCGGCGACACCCCGCACGACGTGGACTGCGCGCGCGCCTTCGGCGCGGTCGCGGTCGCGGTGGCCACCGGCCAGTACCCGCCCGAGCAGCTGCTGGCCGAGCGCCCGGATCACTTCTTCGAGGACCTTGGCGACCCCGAGCGCGTGATCGCCGCGCTCAAGCTAGAGGCGTGA
- the cofE gene encoding coenzyme F420-0:L-glutamate ligase — translation MPIRYEVIGVEGLPEIVPGQDLAPMIIEAARRQRTPIEGRDLLVISQKIISKAEGRIVRLSDVTVSASARSLAEEIGRDPRLVEVILGESRRVVRKDKGVLIVETHHGWVCANAGVDQSNVDADTACLLPEDSDRSARALRDRLRSLTGHDLAIIVADTFGRPWREGLVNVAIGLAGFEPIVSYLGQEDPAGHVLQATILALADELASAAEPVMGKLDRVPVAIVRGLAWPPGEGSSRALMRDPARDLFR, via the coding sequence ATGCCCATCCGCTACGAGGTGATCGGCGTCGAGGGCCTGCCCGAGATCGTTCCCGGTCAGGACCTGGCCCCGATGATCATCGAGGCGGCGCGACGGCAGAGGACGCCGATCGAGGGACGGGACCTGCTCGTGATCAGCCAGAAGATCATCTCGAAGGCGGAGGGGCGGATCGTGCGGCTGTCCGACGTGACGGTCTCGGCGAGCGCCCGCTCCCTCGCCGAGGAGATCGGGCGCGATCCCCGCCTCGTCGAGGTGATTCTCGGCGAGAGCCGCCGCGTCGTCCGGAAGGACAAGGGCGTGCTGATCGTCGAGACGCACCACGGCTGGGTCTGCGCGAACGCGGGCGTCGACCAGTCCAACGTCGACGCCGACACCGCCTGCCTCCTGCCCGAGGACTCGGATCGCTCCGCGCGCGCGCTGCGGGACCGCCTCCGCTCCCTCACCGGGCACGATCTCGCCATCATCGTCGCCGACACCTTCGGGCGGCCGTGGCGCGAGGGGCTCGTCAACGTCGCCATCGGCCTCGCCGGTTTCGAGCCGATCGTCAGCTATCTCGGCCAGGAGGATCCGGCCGGGCACGTGCTGCAGGCCACCATCCTGGCCCTCGCCGACGAGCTGGCGAGCGCGGCGGAGCCGGTCATGGGCAAGCTCGACCGCGTGCCGGTGGCGATCGTCCGCGGCCTCGCGTGGCCGCCCGGTGAGGGCTCGAGCCGCGCCCTCATGCGCGATCCCGCCCGCGACCTGTTTCGATAG
- the cofH gene encoding 5-amino-6-(D-ribitylamino)uracil--L-tyrosine 4-hydroxyphenyl transferase CofH translates to MATRETGISLDWASPDIRRILGDLLEGGELSVDDGIRLAETHGRDFQALTLVADEMRRRQAGDVVTYVVNRNINFTNVCIKHCTFCAFSRDHREEEGYFLPMDEVVRRAIEAWEMGATEVCIQAGLPPKLDGRYYIDLCRAIKAALPEMHLHAFSPEEILYGSTRSGLPIPEYLAELKQAGLGTLPGTSAEVLDQEIRDVIARGRITVKEWIEVITSAHALGIRTTSTIMYGHVEQPTHWIRHMDLLRRIQKDTGGFTEFVPLSLIHQEAPMYRRGLVPGVRQGATGLEVIKMHALARLFLGPLFRNIQSSWVKEGPKLAQVLLASGANDMGGTLINESISTSAGASYGQLVPPVELRRLIRDAGRVPAQRSTTYDLLRVYEIATEDEDSPLDHVDNAEQRFGSYRMLAGSGQFRFLHPTRVPDR, encoded by the coding sequence ATGGCGACGCGTGAGACCGGCATCTCTCTCGACTGGGCCTCCCCCGACATCCGCCGCATCCTCGGCGATCTCCTCGAGGGCGGCGAGCTCTCGGTGGACGACGGCATCCGTCTGGCCGAGACGCACGGCCGCGACTTCCAGGCCTTGACCCTCGTCGCCGACGAGATGCGCCGCCGGCAGGCCGGCGACGTCGTCACCTACGTGGTCAACCGCAATATCAACTTCACCAACGTCTGCATCAAGCACTGCACCTTCTGCGCGTTCAGCCGCGACCATCGCGAGGAGGAAGGCTACTTCCTGCCGATGGACGAGGTGGTCCGCCGCGCCATCGAGGCGTGGGAGATGGGCGCCACCGAGGTCTGCATCCAGGCCGGCCTGCCGCCCAAGCTCGACGGGCGCTACTACATCGATCTCTGCCGGGCCATCAAGGCCGCCCTGCCCGAGATGCATCTCCACGCGTTCTCACCCGAGGAGATTCTCTACGGATCCACCCGCTCGGGGCTGCCCATCCCGGAGTACCTGGCCGAGCTGAAGCAGGCCGGTCTGGGCACGCTGCCCGGCACCTCGGCCGAGGTGCTGGACCAGGAGATCCGCGACGTCATCGCCCGCGGCCGTATCACCGTGAAGGAGTGGATCGAGGTGATCACCTCCGCGCACGCGCTGGGCATCCGCACCACCTCCACCATCATGTACGGCCACGTCGAGCAGCCCACCCACTGGATTCGCCACATGGATCTCCTCCGCCGCATCCAGAAGGACACCGGCGGCTTCACCGAGTTCGTGCCCCTGTCGCTGATCCACCAGGAGGCGCCGATGTACCGCCGCGGCCTCGTCCCCGGCGTGCGCCAGGGCGCCACCGGTCTCGAGGTGATCAAGATGCACGCGCTGGCCCGGCTGTTCCTGGGCCCGCTCTTCCGGAACATCCAGTCCTCGTGGGTCAAGGAAGGCCCCAAGCTCGCCCAGGTCCTGCTCGCGTCGGGCGCCAACGACATGGGAGGCACTCTGATCAACGAGTCGATCTCCACCTCGGCGGGCGCCTCCTACGGTCAGCTGGTGCCCCCCGTGGAGCTGCGCCGTCTCATCCGCGACGCCGGCCGCGTGCCGGCCCAGCGCAGCACCACGTACGACCTGCTCCGCGTGTACGAGATCGCGACCGAGGACGAGGACTCCCCGCTCGATCACGTGGACAATGCCGAGCAGCGCTTCGGCTCCTATCGGATGCTGGCCGGCTCCGGGCAGTTCCGCTTCCTGCATCCCACGCGCGTCCCCGACCGCTGA
- a CDS encoding HU family DNA-binding protein produces MTKSAIIAHLAQKTELSKKQINDVMDQLLSLATKEAKNVFVLPNFGRLVLANRKARMGRNPQTGEPIKIPAKRVVKFRLAKSLKDSVLGKK; encoded by the coding sequence ATGACGAAGTCCGCCATCATCGCTCACCTGGCCCAGAAGACGGAGCTCAGCAAGAAGCAGATCAACGACGTCATGGATCAGCTTCTATCTCTAGCGACCAAGGAAGCGAAGAACGTGTTCGTGCTGCCGAACTTCGGCCGCCTGGTGCTCGCCAATCGCAAGGCGCGCATGGGTCGCAACCCGCAGACCGGTGAGCCCATCAAGATTCCCGCGAAGCGCGTGGTGAAGTTCCGCCTCGCCAAGTCGCTCAAGGACTCGGTGCTTGGCAAGAAGTAA
- a CDS encoding LLM class F420-dependent oxidoreductase → MHFGFALPGRGPLATPESLTKLAQKADGLRYSSLFVTDHVVIPTTYDSPYPYAPSGRFAGDWTNGYLEPLALMGVLAGLTSRVKLGTSVLVVPYRNPVVTAKMLATLDVMSGGRLILGAGVGWMREEFETVQAPPFEARGKVTDEYLRLMREMWTKEPVQFTGAYYRLPSVSALPKPRQKGGIPIWIGGHTDVALRRTGELADAWHPIGMRPPAMLHPPEYAEKVQAIHRWAEKAGRDPRDITLSLRVPLELAPARGKTAVSDQPGFRGTAADVIGHIKSYQALGVTHFVFDLAPADLRGQLAMMERFAEEVRPKVLRTPR, encoded by the coding sequence ATGCATTTCGGCTTCGCGCTGCCGGGCCGTGGTCCGCTTGCGACGCCCGAGTCGCTCACCAAGCTGGCTCAGAAAGCCGACGGGCTCCGGTACTCGTCGCTCTTCGTGACCGACCATGTGGTGATCCCCACGACCTACGACTCGCCCTACCCGTACGCCCCCAGCGGCCGTTTCGCGGGAGACTGGACCAACGGCTACCTGGAGCCGCTCGCCCTGATGGGCGTCCTCGCCGGGCTCACCTCGCGCGTGAAGCTCGGCACCAGCGTGCTGGTGGTCCCCTACCGCAACCCGGTGGTGACCGCCAAGATGCTCGCGACGCTCGACGTCATGTCGGGCGGCCGGCTGATCCTGGGCGCCGGCGTAGGCTGGATGCGGGAGGAGTTCGAGACCGTGCAGGCGCCGCCCTTCGAGGCCCGGGGAAAAGTCACCGACGAGTACCTGCGGCTGATGCGCGAGATGTGGACGAAGGAGCCGGTGCAGTTCACCGGCGCGTACTACCGGCTGCCCTCGGTGAGCGCGCTTCCGAAGCCCCGGCAGAAGGGCGGCATCCCCATCTGGATCGGCGGGCACACCGATGTCGCGCTGCGCCGTACCGGCGAGCTGGCCGATGCCTGGCACCCCATCGGCATGCGTCCGCCCGCGATGCTCCATCCGCCGGAGTACGCCGAGAAGGTCCAGGCGATCCACCGCTGGGCAGAGAAGGCGGGGCGCGATCCCCGGGACATCACGCTGTCGCTCCGGGTGCCGCTCGAGCTGGCCCCGGCTCGCGGCAAGACGGCGGTCAGCGACCAGCCGGGCTTCCGCGGCACCGCCGCCGACGTGATCGGCCACATCAAGAGCTACCAGGCGCTCGGAGTCACCCACTTCGTGTTCGACCTGGCCCCGGCCGACCTCCGAGGCCAGCTGGCCATGATGGAGCGGTTCGCCGAGGAAGTCCGCCCGAAGGTCCTCCGGACCCCTCGCTGA
- a CDS encoding TIGR03668 family PPOX class F420-dependent oxidoreductase, with product MASFITSARVGRLATADSGGQPMVVPICYAFDGSALYSAVDAKPKQTPPERLKRIRNLRENPRVSIVIDEYQEDWTHLRWVIIQGRADLLTEGPQFSHGVDLLLAKYDQYRTLGLPRERGLMIRVTPNRVSSWQYSS from the coding sequence ATGGCCTCGTTCATCACGAGCGCCCGGGTGGGCCGGCTCGCGACGGCGGATTCGGGTGGTCAGCCGATGGTGGTACCCATCTGCTACGCGTTCGACGGCAGCGCGCTCTACTCCGCGGTGGACGCCAAGCCGAAGCAGACTCCGCCGGAACGGCTCAAGCGCATCCGCAACCTTCGCGAGAATCCGCGCGTCTCAATCGTGATCGACGAGTACCAGGAGGATTGGACGCATCTCCGCTGGGTCATCATCCAGGGCCGGGCCGACCTCTTGACCGAGGGACCGCAGTTCTCACACGGGGTGGACCTGCTTCTCGCCAAGTACGATCAGTACCGGACCCTCGGCCTGCCCCGTGAGCGCGGCCTCATGATCCGCGTGACCCCGAACCGCGTCTCGTCATGGCAGTACTCGAGCTGA
- a CDS encoding sigma-54 dependent transcriptional regulator, with the protein MKPRILVVDDEAVIAENLRLTLEHEGHDVETAGNTVAAMLRMETREFALALVDLILPDGDGLHLLRLLKAKDPSIEVIIMTGHGSISKAVEATKQGAFYFVAKPFDADEMLMLVGKALERRRLLAETSDLRRKLAEQAAYGEMLGSSPAIKRVFEMLESVAASDANVLVVGESGTGKELAANAVHAKSTRVDGPLVKINCAALPKDLIESELFGHVKGAFTGAATDKPGLLEEAHRGSLLLDEITEMPLDLQAKLLRVLEDRTVRRLGGAKTVPVDFRLICSTNREPETALREGRLRQDLYFRINTVTVALPSLR; encoded by the coding sequence GTGAAGCCCCGCATCCTTGTGGTCGACGACGAAGCCGTCATCGCAGAGAATCTGCGCCTCACCCTCGAGCACGAGGGCCACGACGTGGAGACGGCGGGCAACACGGTCGCGGCCATGCTCCGCATGGAGACCCGCGAGTTCGCGCTCGCGCTGGTCGATCTGATCCTGCCCGATGGCGATGGGCTACACCTGCTCCGGCTGCTGAAGGCCAAGGACCCCTCGATCGAAGTCATCATCATGACCGGGCACGGGTCCATCTCGAAAGCGGTCGAGGCGACCAAGCAGGGCGCCTTCTACTTCGTGGCCAAGCCGTTCGACGCCGACGAGATGCTGATGCTGGTCGGCAAGGCGCTCGAGCGCCGCCGGCTGCTCGCCGAGACGTCCGATCTACGCCGCAAGCTGGCCGAGCAGGCCGCGTACGGCGAGATGCTGGGCTCGTCTCCGGCCATCAAGCGCGTCTTCGAGATGCTCGAGTCGGTGGCCGCCTCCGATGCCAACGTGCTGGTCGTGGGCGAGAGCGGGACCGGCAAGGAGCTGGCCGCCAATGCGGTGCATGCCAAGAGCACGCGGGTGGACGGCCCGCTGGTGAAGATCAACTGCGCGGCCTTGCCCAAGGACCTGATCGAGTCCGAGCTGTTCGGTCACGTCAAGGGCGCGTTCACGGGGGCCGCCACCGACAAGCCGGGCCTCCTCGAGGAAGCGCACCGTGGCTCGCTGCTCCTGGACGAGATCACCGAGATGCCCCTCGATCTCCAGGCCAAGCTCCTGCGCGTGCTCGAGGACCGCACCGTGCGCCGGCTCGGCGGGGCCAAGACGGTACCGGTGGACTTCCGGCTGATCTGCTCGACGAACCGGGAGCCGGAGACCGCGCTGCGCGAGGGGCGCCTCCGGCAGGACCTCTACTTCCGGATCAACACGGTGACGGTCGCGCTGCCCTCTCTCCGCG
- the cofG gene encoding 7,8-didemethyl-8-hydroxy-5-deazariboflavin synthase CofG encodes MAVLELTPIDRALERLAEGRTPDAAEATALLSTPTARLPLLLDAAAALRDRGRGRRITFSAKVFIPLTTLCRDYCGYCTFRKDPGEPGAFTMSPDQVLALASAGARLGAKEALFSLGDKPEALFAEHRAFLRSVGHRSTLGYLRAVSARVLEETGLLPHANPGLMTERDLASLREVNVSMGIMLESTSTRLLAPGAAHDRAPDKVPERRLRTIARAGALSIPFTTGILIGIGETHAERVESLLAIRALHERYGHIQEVIIQNFRAKPTIPMRDWPDPVPEDLLRTVAVARLLLGPDMNIQAPPNLSAQGYDRLPAAGLNDWGGISPLTPDHINPERPWPGLAELRRRTESAGHELRERLAVYPEYATRAAFLDERLRDRVSRAVDPDGLVRPDLEVWRRW; translated from the coding sequence ATGGCAGTACTCGAGCTGACGCCGATCGACCGGGCGCTGGAGCGCCTCGCGGAAGGGCGCACGCCCGACGCGGCCGAGGCGACCGCGCTGCTATCCACCCCGACGGCGCGGCTGCCCCTCCTGCTCGATGCGGCCGCCGCGCTCCGGGACCGCGGCCGCGGCCGACGCATCACGTTCTCCGCGAAGGTGTTCATACCGCTCACCACGCTCTGCCGCGACTACTGCGGATACTGTACGTTTCGCAAGGATCCCGGCGAGCCGGGCGCGTTCACGATGAGCCCGGACCAGGTGCTGGCCCTCGCCAGCGCCGGGGCGCGCCTGGGGGCCAAGGAGGCGCTCTTCTCGCTGGGGGACAAGCCGGAGGCGCTCTTCGCCGAGCACCGCGCGTTCCTCCGGTCGGTCGGTCACCGGAGCACGCTCGGCTACCTGCGCGCGGTCAGCGCGCGGGTGCTCGAGGAGACGGGCCTGCTGCCTCACGCCAATCCGGGGTTGATGACCGAGCGCGATCTGGCCTCGCTGCGGGAGGTCAACGTCAGCATGGGCATCATGCTCGAGAGCACGTCCACGCGCCTGCTCGCGCCCGGCGCGGCCCACGACCGCGCGCCCGACAAGGTGCCGGAGCGCCGCCTGCGCACGATCGCCCGTGCGGGTGCGCTGTCCATCCCGTTCACCACCGGGATCCTGATCGGCATCGGTGAGACGCACGCCGAGCGCGTGGAGTCGCTCCTGGCGATCCGGGCGCTGCACGAGCGCTACGGACACATCCAGGAGGTCATCATCCAGAACTTCCGGGCCAAGCCGACCATCCCGATGCGCGACTGGCCGGATCCGGTCCCCGAAGACCTCCTGCGTACCGTCGCGGTGGCGCGCCTGCTCCTGGGCCCCGACATGAACATCCAGGCGCCGCCCAACCTCTCCGCGCAGGGCTACGATCGGCTGCCCGCGGCCGGCCTCAACGATTGGGGCGGTATCTCGCCGCTCACGCCGGATCACATCAATCCCGAGCGCCCGTGGCCCGGCCTGGCCGAGCTGCGGCGGCGCACCGAATCGGCGGGGCACGAGCTGCGCGAGCGCCTCGCGGTGTATCCCGAGTACGCCACCCGTGCCGCCTTCCTCGACGAGCGGCTACGCGACCGGGTGTCGCGCGCCGTAGATCCCGACGGCCTCGTCAGGCCCGACCTCGAGGTGTGGAGGCGATGGTAG